In a genomic window of Amycolatopsis japonica:
- a CDS encoding MFS transporter: MTSPAGDRRSLHKAFAASLSGTALEWYDFAAYSVAAATIFGHLFFPSEDQLASTMAAFSTYAVGYLARPIGGFLFGRLGDVLGRKRILVMTLVLTGVATFLIGVLPTYETIGGFAAVLLVALRFAQGVGIGGEWGGAVLLSSEFGDPGKRGFWASAAQIGPPAGNLLANGVLAVLAALLTEDQFNSWGWRIAFLLSGALVGFGLWIRLKLEETPVFKQIQERGERSSAPISEVFRTERRALVAAVLIRVCPDVLYALFTVFVLTYVTTHTDLSRGAGLAAVMIGSAFQLILMPLFGALSDRVSRRKMYLFATIAAGIWPFVFFPMVSGGSFAMLAIGIVLALVIHAALYGPQAALVTEQFSPRLRYTGSSLAYTLAGVIGGAPAPLLFTALLAGFDTWLAIGAYLLATAVVTIIGVVLARDPDREEAAAMEPVR; this comes from the coding sequence ATGACCTCACCAGCCGGTGACCGGCGTTCGTTGCACAAGGCCTTCGCGGCCAGCCTCTCGGGAACCGCGCTCGAGTGGTACGACTTCGCGGCCTATTCGGTGGCGGCCGCGACGATCTTCGGGCATCTCTTCTTCCCCTCGGAAGACCAGCTCGCGAGCACGATGGCGGCGTTCTCGACCTACGCGGTCGGCTATCTCGCCCGGCCGATCGGCGGGTTCCTCTTCGGCCGCCTCGGCGACGTGCTCGGCCGCAAGCGCATCCTGGTCATGACGCTCGTGCTCACCGGTGTGGCGACGTTCCTCATCGGTGTCCTGCCCACGTACGAGACGATCGGCGGCTTCGCGGCGGTCCTGCTCGTGGCGCTGCGGTTCGCGCAGGGCGTCGGCATCGGCGGCGAATGGGGTGGTGCCGTCCTGCTGTCGAGTGAGTTCGGCGATCCGGGCAAACGGGGCTTCTGGGCTTCGGCCGCGCAGATCGGCCCGCCCGCGGGCAACCTGCTCGCCAACGGCGTCCTCGCCGTGCTGGCCGCGCTGCTCACCGAGGACCAGTTCAACAGCTGGGGCTGGCGGATCGCGTTCCTGCTGTCCGGCGCGCTCGTCGGGTTCGGGCTGTGGATCCGGCTCAAACTGGAGGAGACGCCGGTCTTCAAGCAGATCCAGGAGCGGGGCGAACGCTCGTCGGCGCCGATCTCCGAGGTCTTCCGCACCGAACGCCGCGCGCTCGTCGCCGCCGTGCTCATCCGCGTCTGCCCGGACGTGCTCTACGCACTGTTCACCGTCTTCGTCCTCACCTACGTCACCACGCACACCGACCTGTCGCGCGGTGCCGGGCTGGCCGCGGTGATGATCGGTTCCGCGTTCCAGCTGATCCTGATGCCGCTGTTCGGCGCGCTTTCGGACCGCGTCTCCCGGCGCAAGATGTACCTGTTCGCGACCATCGCCGCCGGTATCTGGCCGTTCGTGTTCTTCCCGATGGTCAGCGGCGGATCGTTCGCGATGCTGGCGATCGGCATCGTGCTCGCGCTGGTCATCCACGCCGCGCTCTACGGCCCGCAGGCCGCGCTCGTCACCGAGCAGTTCTCGCCGCGACTGCGCTACACCGGAAGTTCGCTGGCGTACACGCTCGCCGGCGTGATCGGCGGGGCGCCCGCGCCGCTGCTGTTCACCGCGCTGCTGGCCGGTTTCGACACCTGGCTCGCGATCGGGGCCTACCTGCTCGCGACCGCGGTGGTGACCATCATCGGGGTCGTGCTCGCCCGTGACCCGGACCGCGAGGAGGCCGCCGCCATGGAGCCCGTGCGATGA
- a CDS encoding peptide MFS transporter: MVSTSTEVQQDTRFFGHPRGLANLFGVEMWERFSYYGMLGILPIYLYYEVSQGGLALPKASALGIVGAYGGMVYLSAVIGAWVADRVLGSERTLFYSAILIMIGHISLAVLPGLAGIGVGLVCVAVGSGGLKSNATAIVGTLYAAGDERRDGGFTIFYMGVNIGGFVGPLLTGLAQSEIGFHVGFGLAAFGMALGLTQYTIGRKNLGDKASEIPNPLPASQRPLVFGGTAVGVAAIVLLVVFGVINPGNLVDVVVWAVAVISVIYFVVIISSKKITSDERSRVYSFIPMFIASAAFFSLYQQQFTVVAAYTDERLNRTIFGWEMPVAWVNSINPVFIILFAPVIAAIWTKLGSRQPSSPIKFVLGTVTMGVAFLLFLPMVGSGKNASPLLALAGILFVFTMAELMLSPVGLSLSTKLAPEAFRTQMVALNFLSISLGTAMSGKLAEYYTVDDEAPYFSIVGGVAIVVGVALLVATPMIRKLMKGVH; encoded by the coding sequence ATGGTGAGTACCTCTACCGAGGTCCAGCAAGACACGAGGTTCTTCGGGCACCCACGAGGGCTGGCGAACCTCTTCGGCGTCGAGATGTGGGAGCGTTTCTCGTACTACGGGATGCTCGGCATCCTCCCCATCTACCTCTACTACGAAGTCAGTCAGGGCGGCCTCGCGCTGCCGAAGGCCTCCGCGCTCGGCATCGTCGGCGCGTACGGCGGCATGGTCTACCTGTCGGCGGTGATCGGCGCCTGGGTCGCGGACCGCGTGCTCGGCTCCGAACGGACGCTGTTCTACAGCGCGATCCTGATCATGATCGGGCACATCAGCCTCGCCGTGCTGCCGGGGCTGGCGGGCATCGGCGTCGGCCTCGTCTGCGTGGCCGTCGGCAGTGGCGGGCTGAAATCCAACGCCACGGCCATCGTCGGGACGCTGTACGCCGCCGGTGACGAGCGCCGCGACGGCGGTTTCACCATCTTCTACATGGGCGTGAACATCGGCGGTTTCGTCGGGCCGCTGCTGACCGGCCTCGCGCAGAGCGAGATCGGCTTCCACGTCGGTTTCGGGCTCGCCGCGTTCGGGATGGCGCTCGGCCTGACCCAGTACACGATCGGCCGCAAGAACCTCGGCGACAAGGCGAGCGAGATCCCCAACCCGCTGCCCGCGTCGCAGCGGCCGCTGGTCTTCGGCGGCACCGCGGTGGGTGTCGCGGCGATCGTGCTGCTCGTGGTGTTCGGCGTGATCAACCCCGGCAACCTCGTCGATGTCGTCGTCTGGGCCGTCGCGGTCATCTCGGTGATCTACTTCGTGGTGATCATCAGCAGCAAGAAGATCACCTCCGACGAACGCAGCCGGGTGTACTCGTTCATCCCGATGTTCATCGCGAGCGCCGCGTTCTTCTCGCTGTACCAGCAGCAGTTCACCGTGGTCGCGGCCTACACCGACGAGCGGCTGAACCGGACGATCTTCGGCTGGGAGATGCCGGTCGCGTGGGTCAACTCGATCAACCCCGTGTTCATCATCCTGTTCGCGCCGGTGATCGCGGCGATCTGGACGAAACTCGGTTCGCGGCAGCCGTCCTCGCCGATCAAGTTCGTGCTCGGCACGGTCACCATGGGCGTGGCGTTCCTGCTGTTCCTCCCGATGGTCGGCAGCGGCAAGAACGCGAGCCCGCTGCTCGCGCTGGCCGGCATCCTGTTCGTGTTCACCATGGCGGAGCTGATGCTTTCGCCGGTCGGGCTCTCGCTGTCGACCAAACTCGCGCCGGAGGCGTTCCGCACGCAGATGGTGGCGCTGAACTTCCTGTCGATCTCGCTCGGCACGGCGATGTCCGGGAAGCTCGCCGAGTACTACACGGTCGACGACGAAGCGCCGTACTTCAGCATCGTCGGCGGCGTGGCCATCGTGGTCGGTGTGGCGCTCCTGGTGGCGACGCCGATGATCCGCAAGCTCATGAAGGGCGTTCACTGA
- the nhaA gene encoding Na+/H+ antiporter NhaA gives MSGPNRPAKVVVAEFARYLRTETTGGMILLGATAIALLWANSPIDDSYRAIRDFRLGPEFLHLNLTIGDWAKDGLLALFFFVAGLELKRELVVGELSRFKQAILPVVAAVGGMIVPALVALSVGWGTPGIERAWAIPVATDIAFALGVLALTASNLPSSARVFLLSLAVVDDLGAILLIAILFTAKFDLVAAGVAVVALALYAYLQHRRVRSAWIYVPLALITWVAVHSAGIHATIAGVALGLLTRVRADEGEEHAPAIRLEHRLQPWSAAVAVPLFALFAAGIKVDSESLSAVFTTALPLAVLVGLVGGKLIGIFGASLLAVKFKLAEKPRGMGWRDIGALSMLGGVGFTVSLLIADLALDGEAVELAKAAVLIASAIASLSAAAMLLHRSRVHARED, from the coding sequence TTGTCCGGCCCGAACCGTCCCGCGAAAGTCGTCGTCGCCGAGTTCGCCCGTTATCTCCGCACGGAGACCACCGGCGGAATGATCCTGCTCGGCGCCACCGCGATCGCCCTGTTGTGGGCGAATTCGCCCATTGACGACAGTTACCGCGCCATCCGCGATTTCCGGCTCGGTCCCGAATTCCTGCATCTGAACCTGACGATCGGCGACTGGGCGAAAGACGGCCTGCTCGCGTTGTTCTTCTTCGTCGCGGGGCTCGAACTCAAACGCGAACTCGTGGTCGGTGAACTCTCCCGGTTCAAACAGGCGATCCTGCCGGTGGTCGCCGCGGTCGGCGGCATGATCGTGCCGGCGCTGGTCGCCCTTTCCGTGGGCTGGGGAACCCCGGGCATCGAACGCGCGTGGGCCATCCCGGTCGCCACCGACATCGCGTTCGCCCTGGGCGTGCTCGCCCTGACCGCGTCGAACCTGCCGAGCAGCGCCAGGGTCTTCCTGCTCTCGCTCGCGGTGGTCGACGACCTCGGCGCGATCCTGCTCATCGCGATCCTCTTCACCGCGAAGTTCGACCTCGTCGCCGCGGGTGTCGCCGTCGTCGCCCTCGCGCTGTACGCGTACCTGCAGCACCGTCGCGTCCGCAGCGCCTGGATCTACGTGCCGCTGGCCTTGATCACCTGGGTCGCGGTGCATTCGGCCGGCATCCACGCCACCATCGCGGGCGTCGCGCTCGGCCTGCTCACCCGCGTCCGCGCCGACGAGGGCGAGGAGCACGCGCCCGCGATCCGGCTCGAACACCGGTTGCAGCCGTGGTCGGCCGCGGTCGCGGTACCGCTGTTCGCGCTGTTCGCGGCCGGCATCAAGGTGGACAGTGAATCGCTCAGCGCGGTGTTCACCACCGCGTTGCCGCTGGCCGTGCTCGTCGGGCTCGTCGGCGGGAAGCTCATCGGGATCTTCGGCGCCAGCCTGCTCGCCGTGAAGTTCAAGCTCGCGGAGAAACCCAGGGGGATGGGCTGGCGGGACATCGGGGCGCTGTCGATGCTGGGCGGCGTCGGGTTCACCGTGAGCCTGCTGATCGCCGATCTCGCGCTCGACGGGGAGGCCGTCGAGCTGGCGAAGGCGGCGGTACTGATCGCCTCGGCCATCGCCTCGCTTTCGGCCGCCGCGATGCTGCTGCACCGCAGCCGCGTGCACGCGCGCGAAGATTGA
- a CDS encoding DUF6319 family protein gives MTVDALTRTDAVSEEAATEAPVDSTPQAETTSETTEAPAEAKAETPEASSTPETPAEEATAESPKPKRGRPKVATTAKKTRTVELTLTVTGTADGEWQAELKNGAKWVAKGLEIPAAAVSRAAKELHADLSGPIDEVINAARELQAAKVAQLEAELEKAKLALAELDA, from the coding sequence ATGACCGTGGATGCCTTGACACGCACTGACGCCGTGTCCGAAGAAGCGGCTACCGAAGCGCCCGTCGACTCGACGCCGCAGGCGGAGACCACCTCGGAGACCACCGAAGCCCCGGCCGAGGCCAAGGCCGAGACCCCCGAGGCTTCGAGCACCCCGGAGACCCCCGCCGAAGAAGCCACGGCGGAGTCCCCCAAGCCCAAGCGCGGCCGTCCGAAGGTCGCCACGACGGCGAAGAAGACCCGCACCGTCGAGCTGACCCTCACGGTCACCGGCACCGCCGACGGCGAGTGGCAGGCCGAGCTCAAGAACGGCGCGAAGTGGGTCGCGAAGGGCCTGGAGATCCCGGCCGCCGCCGTGTCCCGCGCCGCCAAGGAGCTGCACGCGGACCTGTCGGGCCCGATCGACGAGGTCATCAACGCCGCCCGCGAGCTGCAGGCCGCGAAGGTGGCTCAGCTCGAAGCCGAGCTGGAGAAGGCGAAGCTGGCGCTGGCCGAGCTGGACGCCTGA
- a CDS encoding cupin domain-containing protein — protein sequence MTWTAMSTVEGLSLIGGQGRFRTLATAEGGLAYEIHYPAGVASPVHSHDHDSIVYLISGSLRGTLDGADVTLEAGGTIVHPRGVPHSVEAIVDSQWVEFKTPLPARPPIAE from the coding sequence ATGACCTGGACCGCGATGTCCACAGTGGAGGGTCTGTCGCTGATCGGCGGACAGGGCCGGTTCCGGACGCTCGCGACGGCGGAAGGTGGCCTGGCGTATGAGATCCACTATCCGGCGGGCGTCGCTTCTCCCGTGCACAGCCACGATCACGACAGCATCGTTTACCTGATTTCGGGTTCGCTGCGCGGCACGCTCGACGGTGCGGACGTGACCCTCGAAGCGGGCGGCACGATCGTCCACCCCCGCGGCGTTCCGCACAGCGTCGAGGCCATTGTGGACAGTCAGTGGGTCGAGTTCAAGACCCCGCTGCCCGCGCGGCCACCGATCGCGGAATGA
- a CDS encoding ATP-binding protein has product MAEVVILIGLQASGKSTFFRRVFADTHVHLSKDHFPNAKQRQRRQLRMLAEALEEGRSVVVDNTNPSPEEWTPLIEVARRHGARVSGYWFPPDLEGSQERNARRSVKTRVPDVGLYATLKRLRRPSAEDGFDELYTVGFDGEGGFVVERG; this is encoded by the coding sequence ATGGCGGAGGTGGTGATCCTGATCGGGTTGCAGGCGTCCGGGAAGTCGACGTTCTTCCGGCGGGTGTTCGCGGACACGCACGTCCACCTCAGCAAGGACCACTTCCCGAACGCCAAGCAACGGCAGCGGCGCCAGCTGCGGATGCTGGCCGAGGCGCTCGAAGAAGGCCGTTCGGTGGTCGTGGACAACACCAACCCTTCGCCGGAGGAGTGGACGCCGCTGATCGAGGTCGCGCGACGGCACGGCGCGCGCGTCTCCGGGTACTGGTTCCCGCCGGATCTCGAAGGGTCCCAAGAGCGCAACGCGCGGCGGAGCGTCAAAACCCGGGTGCCCGACGTCGGTCTGTATGCGACTCTCAAGCGGCTGCGGCGCCCGAGCGCCGAAGACGGTTTCGACGAGCTGTACACCGTCGGTTTCGACGGTGAAGGCGGTTTCGTCGTGGAGCGGGGGTGA
- the acs gene encoding acetate--CoA ligase, translating to MTEQSPALDNLLTESRTFPPSEAFSAQANATADFYAEADADREAFWAKQAERLHWETKWSQVLDWTNAPVAKWFVGGKLNVAYNCVDRHVDSGHGDQVAIHWVGEPGDSRDITYAQLKDDVSRAANALESLGLEAGDRVAIQMPMVPEAIVAMLACARIGVLHSVVFGGFSPTALRSRVDDQAARIVITTDGQYRRGKAAPMKANVDEALEGAESVEKVIVVRRTGEEVPITEGRDLWWHELVDGQSAEHAPQAFDSEHPLFILYTSGTTGKPKGILHTSGGYLTQAAYTHHNVFDHKAGEDVYWCTADIGWITGHTYIVYGPLANRTTQVVYEGTPNTPHEGRHWEIVQQHKVSIYYTAPTLIRTFMKWGNEIPQKYDLSSLRVLGSVGEPINPEAWIWYRENIGANSAPIVDTWWQTETGAIMISPLPGVTATKPGSAQKALPGISAKVVDDQGVEVGKGGGGYLVLDKPWPGMLRGIWGDEQRFRETYWSRFADQGYYFAGDGAKYDADGDVWLLGRVDDVMNVSGHRISTTEVESALVSHPTVAEAAVVGATDPTTGQGIVAFVILRGNAVDGGDAAVQELRNHVAKEIGPIAKPRQILVVQELPKTRSGKIMRRLLRDVAENRQVGDVTTLADSSVMDLISSGLKSGKSEE from the coding sequence ATGACCGAGCAGTCGCCGGCGCTGGACAATTTGCTCACGGAGAGCAGGACCTTCCCCCCGAGTGAGGCTTTCAGCGCGCAAGCGAATGCCACCGCCGACTTCTACGCCGAAGCCGACGCCGACCGGGAAGCGTTCTGGGCCAAGCAGGCCGAGCGTCTGCACTGGGAAACGAAGTGGTCGCAGGTACTGGACTGGACCAATGCGCCGGTCGCGAAGTGGTTCGTGGGCGGGAAGCTGAACGTCGCCTACAACTGCGTGGACCGCCACGTCGATTCCGGGCACGGCGACCAGGTCGCCATCCACTGGGTCGGCGAGCCCGGCGACAGCCGCGACATCACCTACGCCCAGTTGAAGGACGACGTTTCCCGCGCGGCGAACGCCCTCGAATCCCTGGGCCTCGAGGCGGGCGACCGCGTCGCCATCCAGATGCCGATGGTGCCCGAAGCGATCGTCGCGATGCTCGCGTGTGCCCGCATCGGCGTCCTGCACAGTGTCGTCTTCGGTGGTTTTTCCCCGACAGCGCTGCGTTCCCGCGTGGACGACCAGGCGGCGCGGATCGTCATCACCACAGACGGCCAGTACCGCCGCGGCAAGGCCGCCCCGATGAAGGCCAATGTCGACGAAGCGCTCGAAGGCGCCGAATCGGTCGAGAAGGTCATCGTCGTCCGCCGCACCGGCGAAGAGGTGCCGATCACCGAAGGCCGCGACCTCTGGTGGCACGAACTGGTCGACGGCCAGTCCGCGGAGCACGCGCCGCAGGCGTTCGACTCCGAGCACCCGCTCTTCATCCTCTACACCTCCGGCACCACCGGGAAGCCGAAGGGCATCCTGCACACCTCCGGCGGCTACCTGACCCAGGCCGCGTACACGCACCACAACGTCTTCGACCACAAGGCGGGCGAAGACGTCTACTGGTGCACCGCCGACATCGGGTGGATCACCGGGCACACGTACATCGTGTACGGGCCGCTGGCGAACCGGACGACCCAGGTCGTCTACGAAGGCACGCCGAACACCCCGCACGAGGGCCGCCACTGGGAGATCGTGCAGCAGCACAAGGTCTCCATCTACTACACCGCGCCCACGTTGATCCGCACGTTCATGAAGTGGGGCAACGAGATCCCGCAGAAGTACGACCTGTCGTCACTGCGCGTGCTCGGCAGCGTCGGCGAGCCGATCAACCCCGAGGCGTGGATCTGGTACCGCGAGAACATCGGCGCGAACTCGGCGCCGATCGTGGACACCTGGTGGCAGACCGAGACCGGCGCGATCATGATCTCGCCGCTGCCGGGTGTCACCGCCACGAAGCCGGGCTCCGCGCAGAAGGCGCTGCCGGGTATCTCGGCGAAGGTCGTCGACGACCAGGGCGTCGAGGTCGGCAAGGGCGGCGGCGGGTACCTGGTGCTCGACAAGCCGTGGCCGGGCATGCTGCGCGGCATCTGGGGCGACGAGCAGCGTTTCCGTGAGACCTACTGGTCCCGCTTCGCCGACCAGGGCTACTACTTCGCCGGAGACGGCGCGAAGTACGACGCCGACGGCGACGTCTGGCTGCTGGGCCGGGTCGACGACGTGATGAACGTGTCCGGGCACCGCATCTCGACCACCGAGGTCGAGTCGGCGCTGGTCTCGCACCCGACGGTCGCCGAGGCCGCCGTCGTCGGCGCGACCGACCCGACCACCGGACAGGGCATCGTCGCGTTCGTCATCCTGCGCGGCAACGCCGTGGACGGCGGAGACGCCGCCGTCCAGGAGCTGCGCAACCACGTCGCCAAGGAGATCGGCCCGATCGCGAAGCCGCGGCAGATCCTGGTCGTGCAGGAGCTGCCGAAGACGCGGTCCGGCAAGATCATGCGCCGCCTGCTGCGCGACGTCGCGGAGAACCGCCAGGTCGGCGACGTGACCACGCTGGCCGACTCGTCGGTGATGGACCTGATCTCTTCGGGTCTGAAGTCCGGCAAGTCCGAGGAGTAA
- a CDS encoding VIT1/CCC1 transporter family protein, translating into MTETVSTEHPHEPHADLGGKLNWLRAGVLGANDGIVSVAGIVVGVAGATTDSTTIATAGIAGLVAGALSMAGGEYVSVSTQRDTERAQLRLEKRELKEMPEAEERELAQIYEGKGLSPELAAEVARELTEKDALQAHAEAELGIDPDNLTSPWQAAWASLVAFTVGALLPLLAIVWTSTSARVWACAAAVVVGLALTGFISAKLGDARAGRAIARNVGVGALTMLVTYYVGVLFGTTVG; encoded by the coding sequence GTGACCGAGACGGTATCGACCGAACATCCCCACGAACCGCACGCGGATCTGGGCGGCAAACTGAACTGGTTGCGCGCCGGGGTACTCGGCGCGAACGACGGGATCGTGTCGGTGGCGGGCATCGTGGTCGGCGTCGCGGGCGCGACCACGGACTCCACCACGATCGCCACCGCGGGAATCGCGGGGCTCGTCGCGGGCGCGCTTTCGATGGCTGGCGGCGAATACGTCTCCGTGAGCACTCAGCGCGACACCGAACGCGCACAGTTGCGGCTGGAAAAGCGTGAACTGAAAGAGATGCCGGAAGCCGAAGAACGGGAACTCGCGCAAATCTACGAAGGCAAGGGCCTTTCCCCGGAACTGGCCGCCGAGGTCGCCCGCGAACTGACCGAAAAGGACGCGCTGCAGGCGCACGCCGAGGCCGAACTCGGCATCGATCCGGACAATCTGACCAGCCCGTGGCAGGCGGCGTGGGCCTCGCTGGTGGCGTTCACCGTCGGCGCGCTGCTGCCGTTGCTGGCGATCGTGTGGACGTCGACCTCGGCACGGGTCTGGGCGTGCGCGGCGGCCGTCGTGGTCGGGCTGGCGCTGACCGGGTTCATCAGCGCGAAACTCGGCGACGCCCGGGCCGGCCGCGCGATCGCGCGGAACGTCGGCGTGGGCGCGCTGACGATGCTGGTGACGTACTACGTCGGCGTGCTGTTCGGTACCACCGTCGGCTGA
- a CDS encoding DUF2848 domain-containing protein, which produces MPELRFTLPDGQERRTEVHTLLNAGYAGRSQEDVAAHVAELAELGVPAPSVIPALYPVAPYLASQTDEVPVQHERTSGEAEWAIVITGAEPEDILLTAACDHTDRALEAHGVAWSKNAGPDVLAAKAWRLVDVQDRLDDLTLSAWAGETLIQQGKLAELLPPSYWLDVLRERDLYAPGTVLISGTIPMVHGVDQFADSWRVELGDPATGETIELAYSVRRLPEPIG; this is translated from the coding sequence ATGCCTGAGCTGCGTTTCACCCTTCCCGACGGCCAGGAGCGGCGGACCGAGGTCCACACGCTGCTGAACGCCGGATACGCCGGTCGCAGCCAGGAGGACGTCGCCGCCCACGTGGCCGAACTGGCCGAACTCGGCGTCCCCGCGCCTTCGGTGATCCCGGCGCTCTACCCGGTCGCGCCGTATCTGGCGAGCCAGACCGACGAGGTCCCGGTGCAGCACGAGCGGACCTCCGGCGAGGCCGAATGGGCCATCGTCATCACCGGCGCCGAGCCCGAGGACATCCTCCTGACCGCCGCCTGCGACCACACCGACCGCGCGCTCGAAGCGCACGGCGTCGCGTGGAGCAAGAACGCCGGCCCCGACGTCCTCGCCGCCAAGGCTTGGCGGCTCGTCGACGTCCAGGACCGGCTCGACGACCTCACGCTGTCCGCGTGGGCCGGGGAAACCCTGATCCAGCAAGGGAAACTCGCGGAACTGCTGCCGCCGTCGTACTGGCTGGACGTGTTGCGCGAACGCGATCTGTACGCCCCCGGCACCGTGCTGATCTCCGGGACCATCCCGATGGTGCACGGCGTCGACCAGTTCGCCGACTCCTGGCGCGTCGAACTGGGCGACCCCGCGACCGGCGAGACGATCGAGCTCGCCTACTCGGTGCGGCGGCTGCCCGAACCGATCGGCTGA
- a CDS encoding tRNA(His) guanylyltransferase Thg1 family protein translates to MDAGDFEARQREREWFHGLTVPPGAWTVLRVDGRGFSKFTEARFGKPFDPRFADCMAEAASALMAEFASPYVYTESDEISLVLPPAAGLFGRGVEKLVSISAGVASAAFTHAAGVPAHFDGRVWLGTTTDDVVDYFSWRQADAARCALNGWCYWILRKAGKSASEAGAALEGTGVSEKNELLFAHGVNFAEVPAWQRRGVGLYWESYERTGFDPVREVEVSATRRRVRVDRELPMKGEYRAFLGELLQPIGSGSRRTE, encoded by the coding sequence ATGGACGCCGGTGATTTCGAGGCACGGCAACGGGAACGCGAGTGGTTCCACGGGCTGACCGTACCGCCGGGAGCGTGGACGGTACTCCGTGTCGACGGCCGGGGCTTCTCCAAGTTCACCGAAGCGCGGTTCGGGAAACCGTTCGATCCCCGGTTCGCCGACTGCATGGCCGAGGCGGCGAGCGCGTTGATGGCGGAGTTCGCTTCGCCTTACGTGTACACGGAAAGCGACGAGATCTCCCTCGTGCTGCCGCCCGCCGCCGGCCTGTTCGGCCGGGGCGTGGAGAAGCTCGTGTCGATCTCCGCCGGGGTCGCGTCGGCCGCGTTCACCCACGCGGCCGGGGTGCCCGCGCACTTCGACGGCAGGGTCTGGCTCGGCACGACGACGGACGACGTCGTCGACTACTTCTCCTGGCGTCAGGCGGACGCGGCCCGCTGCGCGCTCAACGGCTGGTGCTACTGGATCCTGCGCAAGGCGGGGAAGTCGGCGAGTGAGGCCGGAGCGGCTCTCGAAGGCACCGGTGTCTCCGAGAAGAACGAACTGCTCTTCGCGCACGGCGTCAATTTCGCCGAAGTCCCCGCCTGGCAGCGCCGCGGCGTCGGGCTGTACTGGGAGTCCTACGAGCGCACCGGTTTCGATCCGGTGCGAGAGGTCGAGGTCTCCGCGACCCGCCGCCGCGTCCGCGTCGACCGCGAGTTGCCGATGAAGGGCGAATATCGCGCCTTCCTGGGCGAGTTGCTTCAGCCGATCGGTTCGGGCAGCCGCCGCACCGAGTAG